A single genomic interval of Gossypium raimondii isolate GPD5lz chromosome 11, ASM2569854v1, whole genome shotgun sequence harbors:
- the LOC105803074 gene encoding piezo-type mechanosensitive ion channel homolog isoform X3, with protein MLCCFSCTFLHHVQLSYVKYDLEEMDFIMSMQESNLTEQLLPSKHSFFIRQSRSGVRHTNVLLRKAAFRTFTINFFTYGFPVSLFALSFWSFHFASICAFGLLAYVGYILYALPSMFRLHRLNGLLLVFILSWAVSTYIFNVAFAFLNRNFGKDMGIWEMVGFWHYPIPGFFLLAQFCLGILVALGNLVNNSVFVYLSDKDALSSNNSPGEVDGETKVFIVATIAWGLRKCSRAIMLALIFIIAMKPGFIHAIYIIFFLIYLLSHNISRNIRRSLILLCEAHFALLYLLQIDLISNALEQKCSSIFEIMSQLGVLKHHSSWNFLEIALLGCFCAIHNHGFEVLFSFSAIVQHTPCPPVGFSILRAGLNKSVLLSVYVSPNTSFCYDNPSYERTIASFLSGIGQKFLSIYRSCGTYIALLTILLTVFMVTPNYISFGYIFLLLVWIIGRQLGERTKRHLWFPLKTYAVMVFIFVYSLSSFTSFRIWLSGFMDLYFYLGYESEASLLDNIWQSLAVLIVMQLYSYERRKNKYYRTNFSNPLDSGVLGFAKRFLIWHSQKILFVSLFYASLSPICAFGFLYLLGLVICSTLPKASRIPSKSCLVYTGFLVTTEYLFQMWGKQAGMFPGQKHSDLSLILGLRVYELGFWGVESALRGKVLVITACVLQYNVFFWLDNMPTGISNKGKWEEPCPLFLSAEDAFTNGFVSNGEDKPSTIGTVPIRQARPANSSWASLSLALSQALRPASSKAGGSEVSSGRKFSFGYFWGSTKEIHKWNRKRILALREERFETQKALLKIYLKFWIENMFNLLGLEINMIALLLASFALLNALSMLYIALVAACVLLNRWIIRKLWPVLVFLFASILILEYIAIWKSMFPPNQQSQTEIRCHDCWKNSASYFQYCRSCWLGLIIDDPRMLISYFLVFLLASFKLHADHSSYFSQSTYRKMMSQHKNLFVWRDLSFEMKSMWTFLDYIRLYCYCHLLDLVLVLILITGTLEYDILHLGYLAFALVFFRMRLEILKKKNKMFKFLRIYNFVVIVLSLAYQSPFVGEFSSGKCNSVNYIYDVIGFYKYDYGFRINTRSVLVEIIIFMLVSLQSYMFSSQESDYVSRYLEAEQIGAIVREQEKKAAWKTAQLQQSRESEEKKHQRNVQVEKMKSEMLNLQIQLHNMNSIASLSDVSPDDESLQRSVSLTSNRDIGPPDKEESTLWEREQTIKEDIVAPPEAHACAACIKGENPEVVESPKNSMEHRPCEITEIEHDADHAIFDTEKRGKSQSKDNPLISAVHLLGDGVSQVQSIGNQAVNNLVNFLNIKPDDSDMNEHSSVKGEAYDETESQKMQNMNLNRSSSLQSDKISNTTSLQLGRILCHIWSQMQSNNNVVCYCLFVLVFLWNFGLLSMVYLAALFLYALCVNNGPTYIFWVIMLIYTEAYILFQYMYQIAIQHCGLSINSDLLRNIGFPTCEIKSSFVVCSLPLFLVYLFTLIQSSISAKDGEWMFSTDFNFHRRSSHYRKEVLVNYSWSKRVSKLLQYVINMVKQVTRRFFWYWKSLIQGAETPPYFVQLSMDVHLWPDDGVQPERVESGINRLLGIVHDERCTKKISGHCPFASRVQVQSIKRSQENQNVALIVFEVVYASRLTGCTSADWYKSLTPAADVAKEIRKAKHAGLVEEMGFPYQILSAVGGGKREFDLYAYIFVADLTVFFLVAMFYQSLIKNNSEILNVYQLEDQFPIEFVIILMIIFFLIVVDRVLYLCSFAAGKVIFYLFNLVLFTYSITRYAWRMKPSDQHAGKLALRAIFLAKAVSLALQGVQIRHGIPQKATLYWQFLTSRVSRINYLGYRLYRALPFLYELRCVLDWSCTMTSLTMYDWLKLEDINASLYLAKCDAVLNRATHRQGQKQKKMTKCCNGICLFFILICVIWTPMLMYSSGNPTNIANPINDASFQLDISTGGGRLTLYQTTLCEKLQWDNLNSDVNFDAYNKNDIQLICCQADATILWLVSDVVQRRFIEFLDWDMDMIITSTWLLTRERPKGKEVVKYEKPVDSKDLPEPSDVQKVFNGSTISFRIYNLYPRYFRVTGSGEVRSFEQEVTSGPISVSADLVINRAASEWWSFHDLDSSHIRGCGGLTGPTAVIVSEETPPQGILGDTLSKFSIWGLYITFVLAVGRFIRLQCSDLRMRIPFENLPSCDRLIAICENIYAARAEGELGVEEVLYWTLVKIYRSPHMLLEYTKPD; from the exons ATGCTCTGCTGTTTCTCTTGTACTTTTTTACATCATG TGCAGCTATCCTATGTCAAATACGATTTGGAGGAAATGGATTTTATCATGTCCATGCAAGAAAGTAACTTGACAGAGCAACTACTTCCCTCAAAGCATTCATTCTTCATTCGTCAATCAAG ATCTGGTGTACGGCATACCAATGTTTTACTACGAAAGGCAGCTTTCCGGACTTTCACCATCAACTTTTTCACTTATGGTTTTCCA GTATCCTTGTTTGCCCTTTCCTTTTGGAGTTTTCATTTTGCAAGTATATGTGCTTTTGGGCTACTTGCATATGTTGGCTACATTCTGTATGCCCTTCCTTCGATGTTTCGTTTACACCGGTTAAATGGGCTCCTTCTTGTCTTCATTCTCTCGTGGGCTGTTAGTACCTATATATTCAATGTAGCATTTGCATTCTTGAATAGGAATTTTGGGAAG GATATGGGAATTTGGGAGATGGTTGGATTTTGGCATTATCCCATACCAGGGTTTTTCTTGCTTGCACAATTTTGTCTAGGAATTTTGGTTGCTTTGGGTAATCTTGTAAATAACTCTGTTTTCGTCTACTTATCTGATAAGGATGCACTATCATCAAACAACTCTCCTGGGGAAG TGGATGGAGAGACCAAGGTATTCATTGTGGCTACAATTGCATGGGGATTGCGAAAATGTTCTCGAGCTATCATGCTTGCTCTGATATTTATCATAGCAATGAAACCCGGATTTATCCATGCTATATATA taattttctttttgatctaTCTTTTGAGCCACAACATCAGCAGAAATATACGCCGGTCTCTGATTCTTCTTTGTGAAGCTCACTTCGCATTATTGTACCTTCTTCAGATTGATTTGATCTCTAATGCTTTGGAGCAAAAATGCTCCTCAATTTTTGAAATCATGTCGCAGTTAG GTGTCCTTAAACATCACAGCTCGTGGAACTTTCTGGAAATAGCTTTGCTCGGTTGCTTTTGTGCAATACATAACCATGGGTTTGAGGTGCTTTTTTCATTCTCAGCAATTGTGCAGCACACCCCTTGTCCTCCTGTTGGGTTCAGCATCTTGAGAGCTGGTTTAAACAAATCTGTCCTCTTGTCAGTATATGTATCCCCAAACACATCCTTCTGCTATGATAATCCTTCTTATG AGAGAACGATAGCATCATTCCTTAGTGGAATTGGGCAGAAATTTTTGTCAATATATCGATCATGTGGAACCTACATCGCTTTGCTGACTATTCTTCTTACAGTTTTCATGGTGACACCCAACTATATATCATTTGGATACATCTTCCTTCTTCTTGTTTGGATTATCGGAAGACAACTTGGTGAGAGAACAAAAAGGCACTTATGGTTTCCATTAAAAACATATGCTGTCATGGTGTTCATTTTTGTCTATAGCTTAAGCAGTTTTACCAGCTTTAGGATTTGGTTGTCTGGATTTATGGATCTGTACTTTTATTTGGGTTATGAATCTGAAGCTTCATTGTTGGATAATATTTGGCAATCTCTAGCAGTTTTAATTGTGATGCAACTTTATAGCTATGAAAGGAGGAAGAACAAGTACTACAGGACTAATTTTTCCAATCCTTTAGATTCTGGGGTACTTGGCTTTGCCAAGCGATTTCTGATTTGGCACAGCCAGAAGATCCTGTTTGTCTCATTATTCTATGCGTCTCTGTCTCCAATTTGTGCTTTTGGATTCTTGTATCTACTTGGCCTTGTCATATGTTCAACTTTACCTAAGGCTTCTCGGATCCCATCCAAATCATGCTTAGTTTATACTGGATTTCTGGTCACAACAGAGTATCTTTTTCAGATGTGGGGTAAACAAGCTGGAATGTTTCCAGGGCAAAAACATTCTGATCTGTCACTCATTTTGGGTCTCCGAGTATATGAGCTGGGATTTTGGGGTGTAGAATCGGCCTTGAGGGGAAAGGTGCTGGTAATTACTGCCTGTGTCCTTCAGTACAATGTCTTCTTTTGGTTGGATAATATGCCAACCGGTATTTCAAATAAAGGCAAGTGGGAAGAACCTTGTCCTTTATTTTTGTCAGCAGAGGATGCCTTCACCAATGGCTTCGTGTCTAATGGGGAAGATAAACCATCTACTATTGGAACGGTACCTATAAGACAAGCCAGACCTGCAAACAGTTCGTGGGCATCTTTGAGCCTTGCTTTATCTCAAGCGCTTCGTCCTGCATCCTCGAAAGCAGGAGGCTCTGAGGTTAGCAGCGggagaaaattttcatttggatATTTTTGGGGAAGTACCAAGGAGATTCACAAGTGGAACAGGAAGAGGATCCTTGCACTAAGAGAAGAAAGATTTGAGACTCAGAAGGctctcttaaaaatatatttgaaattctGGATAGAAAACATGTTTAACCTTCTTGGTCTTGAGATTAATATGATTGCTTTGCTTCTTGCAAGTTTCGCTTTGTTGAATGCCTTATCTATGCTATATATTGCATTAGTTGCTGCTTGTGTTCTTTTGAATCGCTGGATAATACGTAAATTATGGCCAGTGCTTGTATTCTTGTTTGCTTCCATTCTCATCCTTGAGTATATTGCCATCTGGAAGAGTATGTTTCCTCCAAATCAACAGAGTCAGACTGAAATCCGCTGCCATGACTGCTGGAAAAACTCAGCTTCATATTTCCAGTATTGCAGGAGCTGTTGGCTGG GACTGATCATTGATGATCCCCGAATGCTTATCAGCTACTTTTTGGTCTTTCTGCTGGCTAGTTTCAAACTTCATGCAGATCACTCATCCTATTTCTCGCAGTCAACCTATCGGAAAATGATGTCTcagcataaaaatttatttgtttggcGAGATCTctcttttgaaatgaaaagcATGTGGACTTTTCTTGACTACATAAGACTTTATTGTTATTGCCATCTATTGGACCTTGTCCTGGTACTGATTTTGATTACTGGAACTCTTGAGTATGATATTCTGCACCTTGGTTATCTTGCTTTTGCTCTTGTTTTTTTTCGGATGAGGCTTGAAATTCTcaagaagaagaataaaatgTTCAAGTTCTTGCGTATCTACAACTTCGTGGTCATTGTTCTTTCTCTTGCCTATCAATCTCCTTTTGTAGGGGAGTTTAGTTCTGGGAAGTGCAACTCTGTGAACTACATATACGATGTCATTGGATTTTATAAGTATGACTATGGGTTTCGAATTAATACCAGATCTGTACTTGTTGAGATTATCATTTTTATGTTGGTATCCCTTCAGTCATATATGTTTTCCTCCCAAGAGTCTGATTACGTGTCACGATATCTTGAAGCAGAGCAAATTGGTGCCATTGTACGAGAGCAAGAGAAAAAAGCTGCATGGAAAACTGCACAGTTACAACAGAGTCGTGAATCTGAGGAGAAGAAACATCAGCGCAACGTGCAAGTGGAGAAGATGAAATCTGAGATGCTTAACTTGCAAATACAGCTTCATAACATGAACTCAATTGCAAGTCTGAGTGATGTTTCTCCTGATGATGAAAGCCTACAGAGGAGTGTTTCTCTTACTTCAAATAGGGATATTGGGCCTCCTGACAAAGAGGAAAGCACTCTTTGGGAGCGAGAGCAAACTATTAAGGAGGATATTGTAGCCCCTCCTGAAGCACATGCATGTGCTGCTTGTATTAAAGGAGAAAATCCTGAAGTAGTGGAATCTCCAAAGAATTCCATGGAACATAGACCTTGTGAGATCACCGAAATTGAGCATGATGCTGATCATGCTATTTTCGATACAGAGAAAAGGGGGAAAAGCCAATCAAAGGACAATCCTTTAATTTCTGCTGTACACCTCTTAGGTGATGGTGTTTCTCAGGTACAGTCCATTGGAAATCAGGCTGTTAATAACCTTGTCAATTTCTTGAACATTAAACCTGACGATTCAGATATGAATGAGCACTCGTCTGTCAAGGGTGAGGCATATGATGAGACTGAGAGCCAAAAGATGCAGAATATGAATTTGAATCGTTCTTCTTCTCTGCAATCTGATAAAATTTCCAATACTACAAGTTTGCAGCTGGGAAGGATCTTATGCCATATATGGTCCCAAATGCAGTCTAATAACAATGTTGTGTGCTACTGCTTATTCGTCCTTGTCTTTCTGTGGAACTTCGGTTTGCTTTCTATGGTGTATCTTGCAGCTCTTTTCTTGTATGCTCTATGTGTGAATAACGGACCAACTTATATCTTCTGGGTTATTATGCTCATTTACACTGAGGCTTACATTTTGTTTCAGTACATGTACCAAATTGCAATCCAGCATTGTGGTTTGAGTATTAATTCAGACCTACTTCGTAACATAGGATTTCCTACTTGTGAAATCAAGTCATCTTTTGTTGTGTGTTCGTTGCCTCTATTTCTTGTCTACTTATTTACCCTCATACAGAGCTCTATAAGTGCAAAAGATGGTGAATGGATGTTCTCTACTGACTTTAACTTCCATAGGAGGAGTTCTCATTATAGAAAAGAGGTTCTTGTGAACTACAGCTGGAGCAAAAGGGTGTCAAAGTTGCTccaatatgtaataaatatggTGAAACAGGTAACTAGAAGATTCTTCTGGTACTGGAAATCATTGATACAGGGAGCAGAAACTCCTCCTTATTTTGTTCAACTGTCAATGGATGTTCACTTATGGCCAGATGATGGGGTACAGCCAGAAAGGGTCGAGTCTGGTATAAACCGACTACTCGGGATAGTTCATGATGAAAGATGTACTAAAAAAATCTCTGGTCATTGCCCATTTGCTAGTAGGGTTCAGGTTCAAAGCATTAAAAGAAGTCAAGAAAACCAAAATGTAGCTTTGATTGTTTTTGAGGTGGTTTATGCATCTCGCTTGACAGGATGCACATCAGCAGATTGGTACAAGTCTCTAACTCCAGCAGCTGATGTGGCAAAAGAAATTCGCAAGGCAAAGCATGCTGGGCTTGTTGAAGAGATGGGATTCCCTTACCAAATACTCTCTGCAGTTGGTGGTGGAAAAAGGGAATTTGATCTCTACGCTTACATTTTTGTTGCTGATCTTACTGTTTTTTTCTTAGTCGCAATGTTCTACCAATCTCTCATAAAGAACAACagtgaaattttaaatgtttatcaGCTAGAAGATCAATTTCCCATAGAGTTCGTAATTATCTTAATG ATCATCTTTTTCTTGATCGTTGTTGATCGTGTACTTTATCTATGTTCATTCGCAGCAGGAAAAGTTATTTTCTACCTTTTCAACCTCGTTCTCTTCACATATTCGATTACAAGGTATGCTTGGCGGATGAAACCTTCAGACCAGCATGCTGGAAAACTAGCACTCCGTGCGATATTTCTTGCTAAAGCGGTTTCTTTAGCACTTCAGGGTGTACAAATTCGACATGGAATTCCTCAGAAAGCCACCTTGTATTGGCAGTTTTTGACCAGCAGGGTTTCAAGAATTAATTACTTGGGCTATAGGCTTTATCGGGCTCTACCATTTCTTTATGAATTACGATGTGTACTCGATTGGTCATGCACGATGACATCTTTGACCATGTATGACTGGCTCAAA CTGGAAGACATAAATGCAAGTCTGTACCTTGCCAAATGTGATGCAGTGTTGAATAGAGCTACGCACAGACAAGGacagaagcaaaaaaaaatgacCAAGTGTTGCAATGGGATCTGTCTgttctttatattaatttgtgtTATCTGGACTCCTATGCTG ATGTACAGCAGTGGTAATCCGACAAATATTGCAAATCCCATTAATGATGCAAGTTTTCAACTAGATATTAGTACTGGTGGTGGAAGGTTGACCTTGTATCAGACAACACTCTGTGAAAAGCTCCAATGGGATAATCTCAATTCTGATGTTAATTTTGATGCCTACAATAAGAATGATATACAATTGATATGCTGCCAAGCTGATGCAACTATTTTGTGGCTTGTCTCTGATGTAGTTCAGAGAAGGTTTATTGAGTTCCTTGACTGGGATATGGACATGATTATAACTTCTACATGGCTGCTTACAAGAGAACGACCAAAGGGCAAGGAAGTCGTGAAATATGAGAAACCTGTTGATTCCAAGGATCTTCCAGAACCTTCAGATGTCCAAAAGGTTTTCAATGGTTCTACAATCAGCTTTAGGATATATAATCTTTATCCAAGATACTTCCGTGTCACTGGTTCCGGTGAAGTCAGATCTTTTGAGCAAGAG GTTACTTCAGGACCTATTTCAGTGAGTGCGGATCTTGTTATCAATCGTGCAGCTTCTGAGTGGTGGTCATTCCATGATCTCGATTCATCTCATATAAGGGGCTGCGGAGGTTTGACAGGACCTACAGCCGTCATAGTATCCGAAGAAACACCACCAC AGGGTATACTTGGAGACACGCTAAGCAAGTTCAGCATTTGGGGTCTCTACATTACTTTTGTGCTTGCTGTTGGCCGCTTTATCAGGCTTCAATGTTCCGATTTAAGAATGAGGATACCGTTTGAAAACCTGCCTTCCTGTGACAG GTTGATAGCCATCtgtgaaaatatatatgctgCAAGAGCAGAAGGGGAGCTTGGGGTTGAAGAAGTCCTTTATTGGACCCTTGTGAAGATTTATAGGTCACCTCACATGCTGCTTGAGTATACCAAACCCGACTAG